The genomic window AGGTAGATGTCCTGTTTCCCCAGGGAGCAGATGGCCCTGAACATGGGGCCGCGATCCTCGAAGGATGGGCAACAGCCGAAGGCATCCACCCCGATCTCTCCCTCCGGGAGCGAAGGCTTCCACTTCAGCTCGATTATGGTCGCCCTCAGGTCGAACCCGTCGTGCCGGGCGCCGGGCACAGGCTCGTCCCAAGTGTTATAATCGCCGAGCCAGATGGCGCAGCCCACCCTGAAGTGGTTTACTCCCTGGGGGACCCTTCCCTCCACTAGCAGCGGCATGGCCAGGCTGCTCCCCCCGGATACCAGGGGGACCGGGCAACCCAACTGGTCCTGGACATCCTGGGCCAGACTGGCCAGGAGCCCCATGTTAGCAGGGGTGGGCTGTACCCCGCTGGCACAACCCACGTTCATCCCCAGGCCGTGAAGGCAGGCACCCTTGAGATCCAGCACCTCCCGGGCCGCCTCCAGCACGTCGCCGGGCATAAGGCCTTCCCTGCGGTCTCCCACGTCCACCATGAGTACCACCCGGTGCTCAGTACCCCTGGCATGGGCCAGTGAGGCCAGTTCCCTTATCGTCCGGAGTTCCGAGTGGTAGCTGGCATCCGTCATGTCGAGGACACCTGGCAGTTCTTCCGGGCCGGGGGCGCGGATAAGGTGCAATTCCGCGGCCACGCCGGTCTCCCTGATCCGGGCAATGTTTGCGAGGCGGGAGTCTGCCAGGCTATGAATGCCCTCTTCCACCAGGACCCTGACAAGAGAGGGATCCGCCAAGACCCCCTTGGTTACCCCGGTCAGCAAGACGCCCCGCGCGGAGCACAGATCCGCTATGAGCCTGGCGTTATGCCTGACGGCGTCCAGGTTTACCAGGAGCCGGGCCACATCCGAACACCTCCCATGGCCTCTCGCGCTGCGGTCAGAGCAAGAGGTTCAGTATCACTATTGTTCCCAGGCCCACCAGGATAGGCAGGAACAGGCTCCTGGTCTTTATGGCCACGGCTATAGTGGGCACCGCGGCCACCAGTGGCAGGTTGTCAAAGGAGAGGGCGAGTCCATCCCCGGCAACCAGCAGGTGGGGTGCCACAAGGGCGGCCAGCACCGCCGCGGGCACGTGGGCCAGGAACCGCGTGAGCCACACGGGCAGTTCCAGCCGGCTCAGCACCACCAGGGGAAGCATCCTGGGGACGTAGGTAACAGCCATCATGGCTAGGAACAACACGAGGACCTCTTTTCTCATTTGTCCAGGAGCACCCCCAGGGAGGCAGCCGCCAGGGTCGCCAGGATTACGTTGAAGTTCCCCTGTATATGAAGGGCCAGGAAAACGGAGACTGCCGCGGCAAAGGCTGCTACCGCCACGGATGTGGTTCCCTTCACCTGCGCCACCAGCAGGGCGATGAACATCGCCGGGAGCGTGAACTCCACCCCCAGGTGAGCCACACCCAGGGCCAGGGGGCTAACCAGGGCGCCAAGGAGTGAGCCCAGGGCCCAGGCCAAGTAGGCGGCCAGCTGGAGCCCCGCCATGAACCCTGTGGTGGCCTGGCCCGGGCCGGAAAGGAGTGTGCTGGAAACCGCGAAGGACTCGTCGGTGATCCAGAAGGACAGGAGTGCCTGGGAGGGCCTGGGAATGCGGGCCAGGGGCTTAGCCAGGGCAGCGCTCATCAGGGCGTGCCTCAGGTTTACCAGGAAGGTGGTGGCTACGATGGCCAAGGACCCCATACCTGTGGCCCACATGCCCGCCGCGATGAACTGGGACGACCCAGCGAAGACTATCAGTGACATGGCGACCACCTCAGGCACGGTGAACCCGGCCTGGCAGGCCAGGACACCGTAAGCCATGCCGATGGGCAGGTAACCCACGATGATGGGCACCGCGGCCCGGGTGCCATCCCTGAGGGTAAGAAGGTTTCCATGCGCCCCCAAGGCACACCTGTCCTGCATGGCTTCCCCTCCCTTGAGGCGATTATGAAAGTATTCGCGAGAAACCTCCCTTCGCCTTCTTGCCTCGGGCGGGCAACATCTGGACGGGATGTCCAGCCAGGCGGCACCTCCACAGGCGAAGCCCACGGTAAGGAGGAGGGCATATGAGGGAATGATAACCCGCCGCATCCCGGGGGATGCCCGGGCTGCCTGCGAGGATGCAACGCCAAGCCCGGGAATAACCGGGGTGCTTCCCCTCCACAACAATCTGAAAATTGGCACAGAGCCTGCTTTTCCTTATAATTGAAGTGAGGAGGCGAGGTATGAGGGCAGAGACATCTTCCTGTCAGAACCCGGGATAGCCAGCATCCACCAGGCAAGCCTCGATATTCTCGATACAATGGGGATTACGCTTCTCAGTGAGGCTGCCAGGACTCTCCTAGCTCGCAATGGCGCCAGGTGCCAGGGCTTGCTGGTCAAGATCCCTCCGGATCTCGTGGAGTATGCCCTGGACGCGGTGGAAGTGGGGTCGCGCTGGCCGCCAGGGAGGAGGGGAGAAATCTCCATGTGCCAGGGGAGTTCCCCTTCGTGGCGCCTATCGGCTACTGCCCCTTCATGGCGGGCCAACAGGACAGGTGAGAAACGAACTTTGCCTCCATGGATCTCCGGGAGTTCGCCGTGGTGTGTGATGCCCTGGAGTGTGTGGACCTGTTCTGGCCCAGCGTCTTCCCGACGGATCTTCCCCCGATCCCCCAAACAGATCCAACTCCTCCAAGGTTAGACTGCAGCCACCTCGTCAGCCGGAGGTTCCTAAGAACCCCTTTGCTCAAGCCGTATCACGTGTAGTAGAAAAAATCCCCTTCCAAGTGACAACCCTCCCCGTTACACTGGGCATTGGCAAAAAATATGTTGCCAAAGCGGGGTTTTTACAGCGGAAAACCATAGAGTCCGTATCCAGCGGACAAGGTTATAAGATGGGAGCGATATAATCCAGCGTAGTGCTGGCCAAACACCCCCATCCCAGGTTATAATCCATAATGACGCCAAGAAGGAACTCGCATAGCCGTAAAGAATTACACTGAAAACAAGAGCAGTCCTCCGAGCCGAGCAGCCTAAAGGCCCGAGCCCATGGTTTTCGGCCGAAGCCACCCTTGGGTGGTTGAGGGCACGTCGCCGCCCCGGCGGCATGGGAAACCGGCGTGCCTCCCGTGTTTGGGAAGGAGAGCTAGACGATTCCGCCCGAAGTGAGGCTGGCTCCTATCCCGGACCAGCCTCTTTTCGTGGAAAGGAGAGAGTGCCGTGGATAACCGGGGGAAACTGGATCAGGAGGTCCAGGACGCCGCCAGGGACGGCAGGCTTGCCTGCGCCGTCGCCTTTGAGCTGGCCCGGAAGAACGGTGTGAGCCCCAAGGAGATCGGAGACGCTGCAAACCGGGTGGGCGTGAAGATCGTGGCCTGCCAGCTGGGCTGCTTCAAGTAACCCATCGAGGAGTGCTGAGGTGGATCTCTTCTCCGTAGTGACACCTGAAGACGCGGTCTCCAAGATCCTTAAGGCCCTGGAGGTGCCGGACCCAGCCAGGGAGAGAGTGCCCCTCCTAGATGCGCTGGACAGGGTGCTGGCCTGTCCTATTGTCTCCCCGGAGGACGTGCCCAACTACCCGAAGTCCACCGTGGACGGGTACGCCGTCATGGCCCGTGACACCTTCGGGGCGTCTGAGGCGCTCCCGGCCATCCTGACGGTTACAGGGGAGGTCTTCATGGGAAGGCCCGCAGGGGTCTTGGTGGGCCCTGGAATCGCCGTGAGGGTGCCCACTGGCGGGATGCTCCCTGGTGGCGCCGATGCCGTTGTCATGGTGGAGCAGGCTGAGGATATCGGGGACAGTTCCATCGGCGTGGTAAAGGGTGTCGCCCCCGGTGAGAACGTGGTCACAGCGGGCCAGGACATCAAGAAGGAAGCCACCGTCCTTGAGGCGGGCAAGCGGCTGGGACCCGCTGACCTCGCGGGCCTGGCGGGGCTGGGCATGGAGGAGGTCCATGTCTTCCGGAAGCCCCGGGTTGCCATCCTCTCCACCGGTGACGAGGTGGTGCCCGTGGGCCAGCGGCCCGGGCCTGGACAGGTCAGGGACATGAACTCCACCGGCCTGGCGGCCATGGCAGTGAGGGATGGCTCGGAGGTCACCCTGATGGGCATCGTCGAGGACAACCTCGACGCCCTCCGCTCAGCTATGGCTTCTTCGCTGGATTCCTGGGACATACTCCTCATTTCGGGCGGCAGCTCGGTGGGGGCCCGGGACCTCACCCGGGAGGTAATAGATAGCCTTGGCCCACCGGGAGTCATGGTTCACGGTATAGCATTGAAACCCGGAAAACCGGCGATCCTGGGCCTCTCAGGGATGAAACCCATCTATGGCCTACCGGGGCACCCGGCCTCGGCCCTGGTGGCGTATGCCGCTGTTGTACGCCCGGTGCTCCTGAGGCTGGCCGGGGAGAGGAACCCCCGCCACCGCTTGGCTGAGGTCACCGCAATTCTCTCCCGGAGCATCTCTTCTCCCGTGGGACGCATGGACATGGTCAGGGTAGCGCTCTCCCAGGAGGGACCGGGACCCGTGGCCTCGCCTGTTCTGGGAGCCTCAGCCCTCATATCACCCCTAATGAAGGCTGACGGCTACATAGTCATTCCCGTGGGAAAGAATGGGTGCTCCGCTGGGGAAGAGGTCAAGGTAATCCTGGGGGGGCCCTGAAGACAGGAAGAAAGGCAGTTGATGGGGCATGGCACCCCGTCGTGTGTACCTGGAAATGACGCCCTGGGAGGACGCCCTCAAGGCATGGATGGAGGCCCTGGGGGACTCCTTCCAGCCCTCCACGGAAACCCTGGAGGTTGAGACGGCCTTAGGACGGGTCCTGGCCGGGCCCGCCATGGCGCTGACCTCCTCACCCCACTACCACGCCTCGGCCGTGGATGGCGTCGCCGTTCGCGCCCAGGATACCTATGGCGCCGATGAGACTAGCCCCCTCAGGCTTGCCCTGGGGCAGTCCGCGGTAGAGGTCAACACCGGGGACATAATGCCCGGGGATTTCGACGCGGTCCTGATGGTGGAGGACGTCCACATCGAGGCGGGCCAGGTTGAGATAACCAGTGCTGCCTCACCCTGGCAGAACGTGAGACTTGCCGGGGAGGACATTGTTGCCACAGAGATGATCCTTCCCGGGGGGCACACGCTGAGGCCCCAGGACATAGGGGCTCTCCTGGCTGGCGGGATTACCCGCGTTAGCATGTGCGCCAAGCCTAGAGTGACCATTATTCCCACCGGTTCAGAGGTGGTGGACCCTGGCCCCCATTCCCCTCCCGGGCGGGTGCCCGACACCAACTCCCGGGTCCTGGCTGCCCTGGTCAGGGAATGGGGCGGAGTGCCCGCTCGCTCGGCCCCTGTGCCAGACGAACCGGGGAAGCTCACCCGGGTTATTTCCCGGGCAATGGATAGCAGCGACGTAGTGGCGGTGATAGCGGGATCGTCCGCGGGAACCCGGGACTTCACCCGGGACGTCCTGGGCAGACTTGGGCGCGTGGTCGCCCATGGGATAGCCACCAGGCCCGGAAAACCGGCCATCCTGGCGGTGGTCCAGGGCAAGCCCACTATCGGGGTCCCAGGCTACCCAGTGTCAGCAGTAGTTGCCGCGGAACTCTTCCTTAGACCCCTCCTTTACAGGATGTGCGGCACGGTGCCCCCGCCCAGGCCACTGGTGAGGAGCCGCCTGGGGCGCAGGGTGGTCTCCACCCTGGGGGTGGAGGAGTTCGTCAGGGTCAAGCTGGGCAGGGTTGACGGCCGCGTTGTGGCGGTTCCCATATCCCGCGGCGCCGGCCTCCTCAGTTCACTGGTCAGGGCGGACGCCGTGGTGAGGGTCCCCCTCTTGAGCGAGGGGCTTGAGGAGGGCCGGGAGGTGGCGGCCGAGGTCTGGGGTATTGAGCCCGACCTAGACAGGACGCTCCTGATCATCGGCAGCCATGACATGAGCCTGGACCTCCTAGGCCAGATGGCTCTCCCCTTGGGCATACGTGTTTCCTCAGCCCACGTGGGAAGCCTGGGCGGCATCACTGCCCTCAGGCGGCGGGAGGCCCACGCCTCAGGCGTACACCTCTTGGATGAGGCCACTGGAGAGTACAACAAGCCCTTTGTCCAGCGCCTTCTTCCCGGGAGGAACTGGGTCCTGGTGAGGGTGGCCACCCGACAGCAGGGCCTCATGGTGAGCCCGGGGAACCCCCTGGGGATCAGGGGCCTTGGGCACCTCGAGGGGGACGTCACCTTCGTGAACCGCCAGAAGGGTGCCGGCACCAGGGTGCTCCTGGATCACCACCTCGGGCTCCTTGGCATTGACCCGCGTTCCATCAATGGCTATGACAGGGAGGAACACACTCACATGGCTGTGGCCTCCGCTGTCAAGAGCGGCGCGGCCGACGCTGGACTGGGGATCCTGGCTGCTGCCAGGGCACTAGGCCTCGACTTCGTTCCTGTGGCCCAGGAACCCTACGAGATCCTTGTATCCCGGGAGACCTACGACACCGGGCCTTTCCAGGCCCTCCTGGGGATCATCAGGTCCGAGGCGTTCAAGACAGGCCTTCTTGAGCTGGGCGGATACGATACCAGCGATACGGGGAAAGAGACTCTTGTAGAGGGAGGACCCACGGGTGCTTGATACCTATGGGAGAAGGATCGAATACCTCAGGGTTTCCGTGACCGACAGGTGTAACCTCCGGTGTTTCTACTGCATGCCCTCCAAGGGAGTGCCGGAGAAGTTCTCCCATGGTGACATGATGACCTATGAGGAGATGAGCCGGGCCATAGGGTGCGCTACGAGCCTGGGTTTCCGGAAGGTCCGGGTGACCGGAGGGGAACCGCTGGTCCGCAAGGGACTCACGGGTTTCCTGGCCACGCTCTCCCGGATGGCGAGGGTCTCCGAGGTTACACTCACCACCAATGGCACACTCCTGGAGGAGAACCTTGAGGGACTCTGGCAATCTGGAGTCAGGAGGCTCAACATTAGCCTGGATACCCTGAAGCCAGAGCGGTTCTCCAGGATAACCCGGGGGGGCAACCTGGCAACAGTCTGGAACGGTCTCCAGGCGGCCCTGGAAAGGGGCTTCTCCCCTGTGAAGCTGAACACTGTGGCCATGCGAGGGTTGAACGATGACGAGTGGGAGGCCCTGGCCAACCTCAGCGTGGAGTACCCTGTGCATGTGAGGTTCATCGAGCTCATGCCCCTTGGCTCGGACCTGGGGACTGGCTCCGGGGCCAGGCAGCGCTGGGAGAAGATGTTCGTCCCGGCGGCGGAGGTACAGGATAGGCTGGGCAAGGCTGGACGGCTGGAGCCGATAGAGGTGGTAGGAAGCGGGCCCGCCCGTTACTTCCGATTGCCCGGAGCCCTTGGCACCGTGGGTTTCATTTCCGCCATGAGCTGCCACTTCTGCTTCTCCTGCAACCGGCTGCGCCTCACCTCCAACGGGCGCCTGAACCCTTGCCTTTCCGGGGATGTGGAGATCGACCTCCTGGGTGCCATGAGGCGAGGGGCCTCCGATGAAGAGGTGAAGGTCTTGATAGAGCACGCGGTGCTGCTAAAGCCCCTGGAACACCACATGACCTGCGGAGAAGGGGGCAGGCGCCTCATGTCGAGACTTGGCGGCTAGGAGGGACACTGTATGGAACTCAACCACTTGGATGAGAAGGGACAGGCGAGGATGGTGGACGTCGGGGCAAAGCCGCCCACGGAGAGGATGGCAGTGGCCCGGTGTGAGGTGCGGATGGCCCCTGCCACCCTCAGGCTCATCACCGAGGGGAAGGCTGCCAAGGGGGACGTGTTCAGCGTTTCCAGGGTGGCCGGCATAATGGCTGCCAAGCGCACCCCTGAGCTGATACCCCTGTGTCACCCCGTTCCCATTTCCTCGGCGTCCGTGGAGTTTTCCCCGAGGGACGAGTCGTCCCTGGGGATCGAGGCCACAGTGAGGTGTGTGGGCCAGACGGGGGTGGAGATGGAGGCCATGACAGCGGCCTGTGTGGCTGCCCTTACCGTGTATGACATGGTCAAGGGGGTTGACAAAGGCGTTGTGGTGGACAGGGTGAGGCTGGTAGAGAAGAGGGGTGGCCGGAGCGGTCACTACCGGCGGGATGGCGAGGAGGCACCACCTGAAGAGTACGGAGGGGGGGTGTGACATTGGAACCCAAGTGCAGTGAACCCCCGGGTCCCCCGGTCAGGGCAGGGGTCCTGACCGCCAGTGACTCGGGGTTCCATGGCCAGAGGCCGGACCGGAGCGGGGAGGTAATCCGCCAGCGTCTCCAGGAAGAGGGGTTCAGCGTCCTGGAGCATGCTGTCCTCCCCGACGACCTTGATGCTCTCAGGGACACCCTGGCCAGCTGGTGTGATCAGGGGCGCTTCGACCTCATACTCACAACAGGGGGTACCGGGTTCTCGCCCCGGGACGTCACCCCTGAAGCTACCGTTCTTGTGGTCGAGAGGGAGGCCCCCGGGATCCCCGAGGCCATGAGGGCCCGTAGCCTGGAGAAGACGCCTCATGCCATGCTCTCCAGGGCCCGCGCCGGGATCAGGGGCCGCACCCTCATCGTGAACATGCCCGGCAGCCCCAGGGCCTGTTCCGAGTGCCTCGACATTATACTGCCAGCCCTGGGCCACGCTGTCGAGGTGCTCAGGGGAGACGCGCGGGATTGCGCCCAGAATAGGTCCGGCCAGTGAGATGCTACTACCTGGCGCCTGGGAACACCTTGAAGGGTGCCTTGTAGCCCACAGTGATGGGGGATACCCTTTGTATTGCCTTCATGCGATTCCCCGCGATGCGGTAGGCTGCCTCAACGGTGGTGGTCCCCTCAGCATCTGCCGTCTCAAGGAGTGCCTTCACGTTGTCGTAGATCCGCTCCACTTGGCTGTACGCGCGGGGCCGGGAGTAGCCCATGGCTTCATCCGTCCCGTTGATGACGCCACCGGCATTGATGATGTAGTCAACCACGTAGGTTATCCCCTTTTCCTTCAGCATCCTCCCATGACGTTCCTCATCCGCCAGCTGGTTGTTGGCTGCCCCGGCCACTACCTGGCACCTTAGCCTGGGGATGGTCTCGTCCGTTATGACCTTGCCCAGGCCGCAGGGGGAGAACACATCAACCTCCAGGTCATAGACTTCCCCTGGAGAGACCAGCGTGGCGCCAACCTCTTTTGCCACCTGGCGGGCCCTGTCCATGTTAACATCGGTAACCAGCAGGGTCACACCCTCCTGGGCAAGGTGGCGCGCCAGGTGGGACCCGACATTGCCCACTCCCTGGATGGACACCCTCAGGCCCCTGAGGGACTCAACCTTCAGGCGATGGTTCACCGCCGCCTTGATGCCGCACAGGATGCCGTAGGCGGTGGGAGGGGATGTGTTCCCGCCCCCTCCGTGGCTCTCCGGGAGGCCCACCACGTAGGGAGTCTCCCTCCTGATTACCAGCATGTCATATTCGTTGGCACCTACGTCCTCACCTGTGATGAACCGGCCTCCCAGGGTGTCGATGAACCTTCCGTAAGCCATGAGGAGCTCAGTGGTCTTCTGGGTGGCGGGGTCGGCCATGATCACTGCCTTGCCCCCTCCGAAGGAAAGCCCCGCCATGGCAGTCTTGTAGGTCATGGCCCTGGCGAGACACGTTACATCCTCGATGGCGTCGTCCATGGTGCGGTAGGGATAGATACGGGTCCCCCCAACAGCGGGGCCCAGGAGGGTGTTGTGGATGCATATGATGGCCTTGAGCCCCGACACCTCGTCCTTGCATATGACCAGCTGTTCAAACTCGTTGGCGCTAAAGAGATCCTGCTTCACCCAGGGGTCCTCCTTCCGGTGATGTGGACGCTGGCGTGTACGGCCTTTCGCGCCCCGGCGACAGCCAGTCTTGCAAGAAGCGTGCCTTCATCTAATCCCAGGGGAGTGCACGGGTTTTGCGCCCCGCGGGGGCGTGGCCTGGAAACATTGCGTTCCAAACTGGCCGCCCCGGTCACTGGATCCGAGGCCTTCTCCGATCCCAAGGCAGCATTGGGCCTTCTTGAGTACGGAAAGATTAGTTTCCACTACTGGTAACTATTATTTCCACGGCCAGGAGGAGACCGGCGCGCCCGGGGAGAAAGCACAGGGTAGAACTAGCGTAACACGGTGTTTCCAGGAGGGATGGAGAATGGCCCTTGTCAGGTGGACCCTTCATGCCGAGGATAGGGTGGGGATGGTGAGAGAGATCCTCGAAGTCATGGCCGGGCACGAGGCGAACATAGTATCCATGGATGTCACCCCCGGGATGGTGCACGTGTGCTTCCATGAGCCCCCCAATGGGAGAAACGCTATCTTGAGGGACCTGGAGGCAAACCCCGATGTCCATGGAGTCAGAGAGACTGACGCCCTTCCCCACGAGAAGAGGGAGAGGCAGCTCCAGGCTATACTGGACTCCATCAGTGACGGTGTCCTGGCAATTGACGCCGGCGGGGTTGTGTCAACCCTGAACCCCTCCGCTGAGCGGATCCTGGGGATAATGAGCAGGGATGTCCTGGGGAGGTGCATCCAGGACTTCCTGGGGGAGGATATCCCTATGCTCAGGACCCTGTCAACGGGGGAGAGCTACGACAATCTCGAGATGGTTCTCCTCACCCCCAAGGGAAGGAGCCACTACCTCACCACTGGCAGGCCCATCCAGGACGAGAACGGCAATACCCTGGGAGTGGTTGCCTCCCTGAAGGACATGGGGGAGGTTCGTTCCCTGGTCCGGAGGATCGCCGACTCGGTGACCACCACCTTCGACGATATCCTTCATGTCTCAGAGAGCATGGCCCTGGTGGTGGATCTAGCTCGCACCGTGGCCCAGGGTGACGCGACTGTGCTAATCAGGGGCGAGAGTGGAACTGGAAAGGAGCTCTTCGGCAGGGCCATCCACACTGCCAGCAGGAGGCGCTCAGGCCCCTTCGTTCCCATCAACTGCGCGGCGCTCCCGGACTCCCTCCTTGAGAGCGAGCTCTTCGGATACGAGGAGGGGGCCTTCACCGGGGCCAGGAGAGGGGGCAAGCCTGGCCTGATGGAACTAGCTGACGGTGGAACCGTCTTCCTGGACGAGGTGGCGGAGCTT from Bacillota bacterium includes these protein-coding regions:
- a CDS encoding MogA/MoaB family molybdenum cofactor biosynthesis protein is translated as MEPKCSEPPGPPVRAGVLTASDSGFHGQRPDRSGEVIRQRLQEEGFSVLEHAVLPDDLDALRDTLASWCDQGRFDLILTTGGTGFSPRDVTPEATVLVVEREAPGIPEAMRARSLEKTPHAMLSRARAGIRGRTLIVNMPGSPRACSECLDIILPALGHAVEVLRGDARDCAQNRSGQ
- a CDS encoding alanine/ornithine racemase family PLP-dependent enzyme; protein product: MARLLVNLDAVRHNARLIADLCSARGVLLTGVTKGVLADPSLVRVLVEEGIHSLADSRLANIARIRETGVAAELHLIRAPGPEELPGVLDMTDASYHSELRTIRELASLAHARGTEHRVVLMVDVGDRREGLMPGDVLEAAREVLDLKGACLHGLGMNVGCASGVQPTPANMGLLASLAQDVQDQLGCPVPLVSGGSSLAMPLLVEGRVPQGVNHFRVGCAIWLGDYNTWDEPVPGARHDGFDLRATIIELKWKPSLPEGEIGVDAFGCCPSFEDRGPMFRAICSLGKQDIYLEGIEPLLPGARVVTASSDHLILDVTAVEPPPQVGDEVRFRMNYGAMLYAMQSGYVIKKYLGKPAHA
- the moaC gene encoding cyclic pyranopterin monophosphate synthase MoaC; this encodes MELNHLDEKGQARMVDVGAKPPTERMAVARCEVRMAPATLRLITEGKAAKGDVFSVSRVAGIMAAKRTPELIPLCHPVPISSASVEFSPRDESSLGIEATVRCVGQTGVEMEAMTAACVAALTVYDMVKGVDKGVVVDRVRLVEKRGGRSGHYRRDGEEAPPEEYGGGV
- the glp gene encoding gephyrin-like molybdotransferase Glp, encoding MDLFSVVTPEDAVSKILKALEVPDPARERVPLLDALDRVLACPIVSPEDVPNYPKSTVDGYAVMARDTFGASEALPAILTVTGEVFMGRPAGVLVGPGIAVRVPTGGMLPGGADAVVMVEQAEDIGDSSIGVVKGVAPGENVVTAGQDIKKEATVLEAGKRLGPADLAGLAGLGMEEVHVFRKPRVAILSTGDEVVPVGQRPGPGQVRDMNSTGLAAMAVRDGSEVTLMGIVEDNLDALRSAMASSLDSWDILLISGGSSVGARDLTREVIDSLGPPGVMVHGIALKPGKPAILGLSGMKPIYGLPGHPASALVAYAAVVRPVLLRLAGERNPRHRLAEVTAILSRSISSPVGRMDMVRVALSQEGPGPVASPVLGASALISPLMKADGYIVIPVGKNGCSAGEEVKVILGGP
- the moaA gene encoding GTP 3',8-cyclase MoaA — its product is MLDTYGRRIEYLRVSVTDRCNLRCFYCMPSKGVPEKFSHGDMMTYEEMSRAIGCATSLGFRKVRVTGGEPLVRKGLTGFLATLSRMARVSEVTLTTNGTLLEENLEGLWQSGVRRLNISLDTLKPERFSRITRGGNLATVWNGLQAALERGFSPVKLNTVAMRGLNDDEWEALANLSVEYPVHVRFIELMPLGSDLGTGSGARQRWEKMFVPAAEVQDRLGKAGRLEPIEVVGSGPARYFRLPGALGTVGFISAMSCHFCFSCNRLRLTSNGRLNPCLSGDVEIDLLGAMRRGASDEEVKVLIEHAVLLKPLEHHMTCGEGGRRLMSRLGG
- a CDS encoding sigma 54-interacting transcriptional regulator, whose translation is MALVRWTLHAEDRVGMVREILEVMAGHEANIVSMDVTPGMVHVCFHEPPNGRNAILRDLEANPDVHGVRETDALPHEKRERQLQAILDSISDGVLAIDAGGVVSTLNPSAERILGIMSRDVLGRCIQDFLGEDIPMLRTLSTGESYDNLEMVLLTPKGRSHYLTTGRPIQDENGNTLGVVASLKDMGEVRSLVRRIADSVTTTFDDILHVSESMALVVDLARTVAQGDATVLIRGESGTGKELFGRAIHTASRRRSGPFVPINCAALPDSLLESELFGYEEGAFTGARRGGKPGLMELADGGTVFLDEVAELPQALQAKLLRVLQEGRIRRVGGTGEVPVDVRVIATTNRPLEDLVRTGKFREDLFYRLNVIPLFIPPLRVRPEDLLPLAEHFCATVRVLLGKPKARFSEEAWARIRRYHWPGNVRELKNVIERAVNLAPAETIRPEHLLLDAPEGLPESRGQGLRQAVDDVESRILARCLSECGSSRKAARVLGVSHTTVLKKAHRHGLSHLTGGSRR
- a CDS encoding molybdopterin biosynthesis protein; the protein is MAPRRVYLEMTPWEDALKAWMEALGDSFQPSTETLEVETALGRVLAGPAMALTSSPHYHASAVDGVAVRAQDTYGADETSPLRLALGQSAVEVNTGDIMPGDFDAVLMVEDVHIEAGQVEITSAASPWQNVRLAGEDIVATEMILPGGHTLRPQDIGALLAGGITRVSMCAKPRVTIIPTGSEVVDPGPHSPPGRVPDTNSRVLAALVREWGGVPARSAPVPDEPGKLTRVISRAMDSSDVVAVIAGSSAGTRDFTRDVLGRLGRVVAHGIATRPGKPAILAVVQGKPTIGVPGYPVSAVVAAELFLRPLLYRMCGTVPPPRPLVRSRLGRRVVSTLGVEEFVRVKLGRVDGRVVAVPISRGAGLLSSLVRADAVVRVPLLSEGLEEGREVAAEVWGIEPDLDRTLLIIGSHDMSLDLLGQMALPLGIRVSSAHVGSLGGITALRRREAHASGVHLLDEATGEYNKPFVQRLLPGRNWVLVRVATRQQGLMVSPGNPLGIRGLGHLEGDVTFVNRQKGAGTRVLLDHHLGLLGIDPRSINGYDREEHTHMAVASAVKSGAADAGLGILAAARALGLDFVPVAQEPYEILVSRETYDTGPFQALLGIIRSEAFKTGLLELGGYDTSDTGKETLVEGGPTGA
- a CDS encoding Glu/Leu/Phe/Val dehydrogenase dimerization domain-containing protein, with amino-acid sequence MKQDLFSANEFEQLVICKDEVSGLKAIICIHNTLLGPAVGGTRIYPYRTMDDAIEDVTCLARAMTYKTAMAGLSFGGGKAVIMADPATQKTTELLMAYGRFIDTLGGRFITGEDVGANEYDMLVIRRETPYVVGLPESHGGGGNTSPPTAYGILCGIKAAVNHRLKVESLRGLRVSIQGVGNVGSHLARHLAQEGVTLLVTDVNMDRARQVAKEVGATLVSPGEVYDLEVDVFSPCGLGKVITDETIPRLRCQVVAGAANNQLADEERHGRMLKEKGITYVVDYIINAGGVINGTDEAMGYSRPRAYSQVERIYDNVKALLETADAEGTTTVEAAYRIAGNRMKAIQRVSPITVGYKAPFKVFPGAR
- a CDS encoding trimethylamine methyltransferase family protein, whose product is MSEPGIASIHQASLDILDTMGITLLSEAARTLLARNGARCQGLLVKIPPDLVEYALDAVEVGSRWPPGRRGEISMCQGSSPSWRLSATAPSWRANRTGEKRTLPPWISGSSPWCVMPWSVWTCSGPASSRRIFPRSPKQIQLLQG
- a CDS encoding AzlC family ABC transporter permease, which translates into the protein MQDRCALGAHGNLLTLRDGTRAAVPIIVGYLPIGMAYGVLACQAGFTVPEVVAMSLIVFAGSSQFIAAGMWATGMGSLAIVATTFLVNLRHALMSAALAKPLARIPRPSQALLSFWITDESFAVSSTLLSGPGQATTGFMAGLQLAAYLAWALGSLLGALVSPLALGVAHLGVEFTLPAMFIALLVAQVKGTTSVAVAAFAAAVSVFLALHIQGNFNVILATLAAASLGVLLDK
- a CDS encoding AzlD domain-containing protein codes for the protein MRKEVLVLFLAMMAVTYVPRMLPLVVLSRLELPVWLTRFLAHVPAAVLAALVAPHLLVAGDGLALSFDNLPLVAAVPTIAVAIKTRSLFLPILVGLGTIVILNLLL